The Saprospiraceae bacterium genome includes the window TAAGTTTTTTGCAAGAAATACAATGAGCATCACTAAGACCGCAATGTCCAAACGGACAATGCTGGTTCCTGGCGAATACCAGGCAAGTTACTAATGCCCATTTTTCTAACAAAAAACATCAACAACCATGAGGAGCGTTTTACTAACAACTCTCACTGTCTTACTTTCAATCCTTTTAACTCCTTCCTTTACTCAAAATTTCTATTATGCTCCAGAGGGTAAAACCTTTATGGAGGTTTCCAAAGAAAAAATTGTTATTAAGTTTGCCAAAGGTGTAAATCTTGCCCAGCAAAGGCAACTCCTTTCTAAGGAAGATTTAATTGTTCCTATTAGCGCTGACCAAGTATTGCCAGCGCCAAATGTAACCCTGGCAGCACTCAAAAATGTGCAAAATGAACAAATGGTCTACGCGCTATTAAAAAGATTAAATGCTTATGAAGAAATTGTTTACGCCAACCACTTTTTAGTCCATAAAGATGGGACCCAACATGGCATTATGGATGAGGTCATTGTTAGAATTAGCGATCCTAAAGACCAAGGTCCTATGCGGTTTCTTGTGCAAAATTTCGAAGCAAAAATCGTCAAACAAGATGAGTTTGATCCCTTACAGTACCATATCAGTATTGGCAAAGTAGAAGGACGTAATGCCCTGGTTTTAGCGAATAGCTTATACGAAACGGGGTTGTTTGAATTTGCCGAACCGAATTTTTTACGCTTAATGAAGCGGATGAACACGAGTGATGCCTTTGTAAATAATCAATGGGCACTCCATAATGATGGCAACAATACTAGTCAATATGGGGGCGTGGCCGGAGCTGATATGAACGTTTTTGATGCCTGGGCTGCTACGACCGGCTCTGCAAGCATAAAAATAGCCATCATCGACGAGGGCGTTGACCTTAATCACCCTGATTTAAAAGCCAACCTCCTGCCAGGATATGACGCAACAGGTCAAGGCAGCGAAGGTGGCCCGTCCGGCAATGATGCGCATGGGACCGCCTGCGCGGGTATAGCCGCAGGGGTAGGCAACAACAACCTCGGTATTGTGGGGGTAGCCTTTAGTTCCAAAATTATACCCGTCAGAATTGCGTATAGCTCCGGTAGCAGTTGGGTCACCACTAATAGCTGGATTAGCAACGCCATCAACTGGGCTTGGCAAACGGGAAATGCCGACGTTTTAAGTAATTCCTGGGGAGGCGGTGGCTCCTCTACAGCCATCAATAACGCCATCTCCGGTGCCGTCAATAATGGTCGAGGCGGGCTAGGTTCACCTGTTTTATTCGCAGCGGGCAATGACAATGGGGCCAATAGCTACCCGGCAACCTATGCACCAACCATTTCTGTTATCGCCATGAGTATGTGTAACGAAAGGAAATCACCTGACTCTTGTGATGGCGAATCCTGGTGGGGGTCAAATTATGGCACAGGAGCAGATGTAGCTGCACCGGGGGTTAAAATTTATGCGACCGATATTTCCGGTAGCGCTGGTTATGCTAATGGTGATTATATTTCTAATTTCAATGGCACCTCCTCTGCTTGTCCAAATGCAGCCGGAGTGATGGCATTAATCCTTTCTGCGGATGGCACCCTAACGGAAGCACAGGCCAGGGCAGCCTTAGAAGGCACTTGCGACAAAGTCGGCGCTTATACTTATGCCAGTAATGTGGCTGGTCAACCAACCGGAACCTGGTCACTTGAGTTAGGATATGGTAAAATCAATGCCGCTAATGCCATTGCTTCCTTGAATTGTGAGGAATGCCTTCTTTGTACGGATGGCATTCAAAACGGACAGGAAACTGGTGTGGATTGTGGTGGGCCAATTTGCGCCGTTTGCCCTACTTGTGAGGATGGTATCCAGAATGGTGACGAAACTGATGTGGATTGTGGTGGCTCCAATTGCGCTCCTTGTGCCTGCTTTGAAGCCCCCCTAACATTGACGATAAACCTCGATCATTATCCTGAAGAAACAAGCTGGACCCTGAAAACATCAGGGGTAACAGTCGCTTCTGGAGGAACATATGGTTATCTACCCGATCTGTCAACAGTAGTAGAAAACATTAATGTTGGAGAGGGAAATTATACTTTTACTATAAATGATTCCTATGGCGACGGTATCTGCTGTAGCTATGGCCAAGGTTCATTCTCACTTACTGATAACAACGGTGCCCTTATCCTATCCGGCGCACAATTTGGCGGTTCACAATCGCAAAATTTCTGCGCCGGAGAGGCCACCGCCACCTGCAACGACGGCATCCAGAATGGCAATGAGACCGGAATCGACTGCGGCGGCGACTGCACACCTTGCGCCACCTGCAACGACGGCGTCCAGAATGGCAATGAGACCGGAATCGACTGCGGCGGCGACTGCCAACCTTGCGCAACCTGCAACGACGGCGTCCAGAATGGCAATGAGACCGGAATCGACTGCGGCGGCGACTGCACACCTTGTGCCACCTGCAACGACGGCGTCCAGAATGGCAATGAGACCGGCATCGACTGCGGCGGCGACTGCCAACCTTGTGCAACCTGCAACGACGGTATCCAGAATGGCAATGAGACCGGCATCGACTGCGGCGGCGACTGCACACCTTGTGATCCTGAAGAATGTTCCAATACGCTCATTAATGCCAATGATTTTGAAGCAGGATGGGGCATTTGGAACGATGGCGGAGCAGATGCCAGAAGATCAAGAAATGACGCTATGTATGCCAGTAGTGGAATATATTGTATCAGGTTACGAGATAATACAAATTCTTCTCACATTAAAACAGACCGACTTAATTTGACAAACTTCGAAGAAATCACCGTCGACTTTGCCTTCCAGGCCATAAGTATGGATAATATCAATGAGGATTTTTGGCTTCAAATCTCTACGAACGGAGGCCAGACTTATACAACGGTAGCAAGTTGGGCAAAAGGCGTAGATTTTGAGAATGGTATTCCGTACTTTAAATCGGTGGTGATACCCGGGCCATTTTCGACCAATACCAAATTAAAATTCCAATGTGATGCATCAAATGATTCGGACTGGGTTTACCTTGACGACATCATACTTTCTGGTTGTACCAGCGTTGGCGGGAACACGGTCACGGTCAACCCTGCTAACAATAAGAGGCTGGAGGAAACGGGAATTAATGGCGTAGATGCCTCCTCGAATAGGCTTTCAAATATCCGATTATTTCCAAATCCGGTAAGTGATCAACTTAATCTGCATTTTAACCTTGAGCAAGAAAGTAACATAACCTTATTAATTACCGATATGACTGGTAAAATAATGCAGTCGCAACAATTGGTTTTAATGGCAGGCAGTCAAAAACAAATCATAGATGTCCGTCATTTTAACAGCGGCATGTATTTTGTTCAATTGATTACCAAGGATGAGAATAGAAGTGAGAAAATTGTCATTACTCATTAGCCTTTTTTCGAAATGATCCTTCTTTGATAATTTTTACGGTCAAGTGAAAGTGAACGACAAAAGCGACCATCTGCGTGCGCCGAAGGAAGCTGTGTCTTTTGCTTTCACTTGATTCAAAAGCACAAAAATTGTCAGAGAACCGAAATGATTTGGAAGGGCGCACAATAAAAAGGCCAACTTGCTTAGGCAAGTTGGCCTTTTTTTATTGGGTTTAAAACCAATGTTTTGTTCCACCTTGGGGGGGTTATATATAAAAAAAGCCCTATCAGTAACTTACTGACAGGGCCCAAAAGTCATCCCTATGATTATATTTTTGACGTAAAGTTTTCAATTTTGTGTAGTGTTTCATTATCAATTACAGTGGAAAGATAACGGTTTTTCCAATATTTAGAAAAAAACTTATAAAAAATTTATCATACAAGCAGCGAAAAACAATTAAACGGTATCTATTGGGTAAGAAACGACATGAAAAATGTCCTAATGAACAGGATCTTTTTGATCAAATTAAATGCAAAATGCCTATTATCATTTAATAATCCCGAGAAAGAATTAGTTTTCAACAGATTTTATCCTAGCATGATTATGCGTCATTATCCTGGCTCGAGCGATAATGGCGCTTTTTTTTTCAACAAAATAATTAAAAAACAACCTTCGATAGGTAGAGGCTTTTTATGCTGGCGTTTCACCAACCGACTATCAAGCATTTTCTTCCCAAATCATTGCCAGGTGGACCAAACATTCTGCTGACTTTTCCATATCCTGTACGGAGACCCATTCTTGCTTGGAATGAAACGCATGTTCTCCTGCAAAAATATTTGGACAAGGAAGGCCCATGAAGGAAAGCCTGGAGCCATCCGTTCCTCCTCTGATACTTGCCGCCACGGGGTTCATCCCTGCCCGTTTGATTGCCTCAATGGCATTCGCCACAACAGCGGGATGTTGGTCCAATACCTTTTTCATATTTCGATATTGTTCTTTTATCAAGACCTCTGCACGTGAATTTGGATAGTTGGCCAAGACCTGATCTACGATGGTTCTTAGTGTGGCTTCATGCTCAGCTAATCCTTTTTCTGTAAAATCTCTAATGATGAATTGAATACTAGCTTCTTCCACAATACCTTTAACACTTACGGGGTGAATAAACCCTTGTCTACCCGTAGTCGTTTCAGGCGAAAGGCGATCTTTAGGCAAGGCGGCGATAATCTCTCCCACTATTTTTAGTGCACTTTCCAATTTACCTTTTGCAAACCCGGGGTGAGCACTTACACCATAAACATTCACCGTTGCTCCATCGGCCGAAAAAGTTTCATCTTCCAATGATCCTCGTTTCTCGCCATCAATCGTATAGCCGAAGTCCGCACCAAGTTTTGCCATATCTACTTTATCAACTCCTCTTCCAATTTCTTCATCAGGTGTAAATAAAATCCGAATAGGCCCGTGGACAATAGAAGGGTGCTGCATAAAAAAATAGGCTGCATCCATGATAGCAGCTAAACCAGCTTTATTGTCTGCCCCCAGGAGCGTGGTGCCACTTGCCGTCACAATATCATGGCCTATTTGATCGTCCAAATCGGGGTGTTCCTTTCTTTGAATAACAATATTCGGGTCATCGGGTAGTACTAAATCCTGCCCTTGATAATTTTGGTGAACGATCGGCTTGACGTCTTTTCCACTACTATCTGGAGAAGTGTCCATATGGGAACAATAACAAATTACCGGGACTGTCTTGGAGGAGTTTCCAGGAATAGTTGCGTATACATAGCCAAATTCGTCTAATTCGGCGTCTACGACACCTATGGCTTTTAGCTCGTCTACCAGCAGTCGGCCAAGGTTTTTCTGTTTTTCTGTAGAAGGATAAGTTGTTGAATTCGGATCAGATTGTGTATCTATTTTTACATACCTTAAAAAACGCTCCAAAACGGTGTGCTGCATGTTGATGTTCATGGGTCAATTGATTTTATTGGCTGCAAAATAGTAAGATTGCAGGTGAAAAACACCTGCAATGGCGTGAAAACACCTGCAATGGCATTTTAATATAAAAAAAGCCTTTCAAATGTATCATTTGAAAGGCTTTGATTAACTAGCCGCCACAAAAGAAAAGCTAAAAACCCGCCCTGCAAGAGCAGGGCAGGCAATGGCATATTCCTATGCAGGAACTAGAGCTGATTTAATATCTTATGATCAATCAACAAGTCATAGCCAGGCTATACTTTTGCTGATTTAACTGTTTTAATAATAACCGCAGCCACTTTGTAAGGATCAGCAGCGGAGTTTGGACGGCGATCCTCCAAATAACCCTTCCAACCCTTATCAACGGTCACAATCGGAATGCGAATAGATGCTCCACGATCACTAATTCCATAGCTGAATTTGTCAATAGATTGTGTTTCATGGAGACCAGTCAAGCGAAGGTGGTTATCTGCACCATATACAGCAATACATTCTTTAATCACCTCAGGAGAAGCACCAAAAGCGGAACAAACTTTGTCGTACACTTCTTTACTACCTGCTGTTCTGAGTAAGGTATTGGAGAAGTTAGCATGCATTCCGGAGCCATTCCAGTCACCTTTGAGAGGTTTGCAGTGCCAGTTTACAGAAACGCCATATTTTTCGGCGGTGCGTTCCATCAAATAGCGGGCAACCCAGATTTGATCACCGGCAGCTTTTGCGCCTTTCGCAAAAATTTGAAACTCCCATTGTCCGGCAGCCACTTCGGCATTGATACCCTCTACATTAAGGCCTGCTTCAAGGCAAATATCCAGGTGTTCTTCAATGATTTCGCGACCATAGGCATTTTTAGCACCGACAGAGCAATAGTAAGGACCTTGTGGTGCAGGATAACCATTGGCAGGGAAACCTAAGGGTAAGTTTGTTTCTGGATCCCAGAGGAAATATTCTTGTTCAAAACCGAACCAGAAATCGTTATCGTCATCAAGGATTGTTGCTCGACCATTTGTTGCATGTGGTTTGCCATCTGCACTCAAGACTTCGGTCATTACCAAATAAGCATCTTTGCGATCTGGATCAGGAAAAATAGCCACTGGTTTCAACAAGCAATCCGAAGAACCTCCAGGTGCCTGGTTAGTAGAACTTCCATCGAAAGACCACATTGGACAATCCTCTAGTTTTCCGCTAAAGTCTTTTTCGATTCTTGTTTTACTACGCATGCCTTGCGTTGGTTCTGATCCATCAAGCCAAATGTACTCTAGTTTTGATTTTGCCATCGTTTAAAATTTGTTTTTAATTTTTAAAATTATTATCAGCTCCATCCCTACTCCGCCATCACCAAAATGCTTCCAATACGATGGAAGAAGCATTGGTTAATAGCGGGTCAAAGGTGGATTAAAATCCATAAACAAAAGCTAGCAGAAAAGAGGCCAAACCGCTACTTGGTGCACCGTCTTTATCAACAAATACATCCTCTGAATTGGTATCGAATCTAATTTCAGGGATAATGGTTAAATTACCTGTAGTATAGTTACCTGTAAGTGTGAAATCGGAAGCATTTGCTTTCGCAAAATCGCCAAATACAGTAGCCTTATCCTGAAACAATTCGACCCTTGCACCTATCTTAAAATCATCACTTGCTGCTAGTTGCGCATATATTGCTGCACCTGAAAATCCCGTATCATCACCCGTATCCGTCAGGGTGGCATTAATACCTAAATAAAAGGATTCAGAGACATCCACTCCACCCGTCAAATCGACCTGAGAGTAACCGTCACCAAACAAACCATTGAGGTAAAACCCTCCATATCCTGCTTGCAAGCCTACAAAATAGTCTCCTGAAGGATTGAACTCCGTAATATCGGTAGGATTTAAAATACCTGCCATAAAACTAAAGCCACTCTCAGAAGAGATATCCAATTTCAAGCCGGTATGAGAAAAAGGCCCCCAAGAAAACATATAAGAAGTAGAGTAATTAAAGTTAGCCGTCGGTGAAATGACCTCATATCCTAAGAAAGTATTAAAGTTACCCATGGTAATCGTTGCGTTTGGAGAAACATTCCAATAGGCATACAACTGATTAACCATTTGACCAGAATTTGAGTATAAAGGAGATCCGAATACCGCATC containing:
- a CDS encoding S8/S53 family peptidase, with product MEVSKEKIVIKFAKGVNLAQQRQLLSKEDLIVPISADQVLPAPNVTLAALKNVQNEQMVYALLKRLNAYEEIVYANHFLVHKDGTQHGIMDEVIVRISDPKDQGPMRFLVQNFEAKIVKQDEFDPLQYHISIGKVEGRNALVLANSLYETGLFEFAEPNFLRLMKRMNTSDAFVNNQWALHNDGNNTSQYGGVAGADMNVFDAWAATTGSASIKIAIIDEGVDLNHPDLKANLLPGYDATGQGSEGGPSGNDAHGTACAGIAAGVGNNNLGIVGVAFSSKIIPVRIAYSSGSSWVTTNSWISNAINWAWQTGNADVLSNSWGGGGSSTAINNAISGAVNNGRGGLGSPVLFAAGNDNGANSYPATYAPTISVIAMSMCNERKSPDSCDGESWWGSNYGTGADVAAPGVKIYATDISGSAGYANGDYISNFNGTSSACPNAAGVMALILSADGTLTEAQARAALEGTCDKVGAYTYASNVAGQPTGTWSLELGYGKINAANAIASLNCEECLLCTDGIQNGQETGVDCGGPICAVCPTCEDGIQNGDETDVDCGGSNCAPCACFEAPLTLTINLDHYPEETSWTLKTSGVTVASGGTYGYLPDLSTVVENINVGEGNYTFTINDSYGDGICCSYGQGSFSLTDNNGALILSGAQFGGSQSQNFCAGEATATCNDGIQNGNETGIDCGGDCTPCATCNDGVQNGNETGIDCGGDCQPCATCNDGVQNGNETGIDCGGDCTPCATCNDGVQNGNETGIDCGGDCQPCATCNDGIQNGNETGIDCGGDCTPCDPEECSNTLINANDFEAGWGIWNDGGADARRSRNDAMYASSGIYCIRLRDNTNSSHIKTDRLNLTNFEEITVDFAFQAISMDNINEDFWLQISTNGGQTYTTVASWAKGVDFENGIPYFKSVVIPGPFSTNTKLKFQCDASNDSDWVYLDDIILSGCTSVGGNTVTVNPANNKRLEETGINGVDASSNRLSNIRLFPNPVSDQLNLHFNLEQESNITLLITDMTGKIMQSQQLVLMAGSQKQIIDVRHFNSGMYFVQLITKDENRSEKIVITH
- the pepT gene encoding peptidase T is translated as MNINMQHTVLERFLRYVKIDTQSDPNSTTYPSTEKQKNLGRLLVDELKAIGVVDAELDEFGYVYATIPGNSSKTVPVICYCSHMDTSPDSSGKDVKPIVHQNYQGQDLVLPDDPNIVIQRKEHPDLDDQIGHDIVTASGTTLLGADNKAGLAAIMDAAYFFMQHPSIVHGPIRILFTPDEEIGRGVDKVDMAKLGADFGYTIDGEKRGSLEDETFSADGATVNVYGVSAHPGFAKGKLESALKIVGEIIAALPKDRLSPETTTGRQGFIHPVSVKGIVEEASIQFIIRDFTEKGLAEHEATLRTIVDQVLANYPNSRAEVLIKEQYRNMKKVLDQHPAVVANAIEAIKRAGMNPVAASIRGGTDGSRLSFMGLPCPNIFAGEHAFHSKQEWVSVQDMEKSAECLVHLAMIWEENA
- a CDS encoding glutamine synthetase beta-grasp domain-containing protein; amino-acid sequence: MAKSKLEYIWLDGSEPTQGMRSKTRIEKDFSGKLEDCPMWSFDGSSTNQAPGGSSDCLLKPVAIFPDPDRKDAYLVMTEVLSADGKPHATNGRATILDDDNDFWFGFEQEYFLWDPETNLPLGFPANGYPAPQGPYYCSVGAKNAYGREIIEEHLDICLEAGLNVEGINAEVAAGQWEFQIFAKGAKAAGDQIWVARYLMERTAEKYGVSVNWHCKPLKGDWNGSGMHANFSNTLLRTAGSKEVYDKVCSAFGASPEVIKECIAVYGADNHLRLTGLHETQSIDKFSYGISDRGASIRIPIVTVDKGWKGYLEDRRPNSAADPYKVAAVIIKTVKSAKV
- a CDS encoding outer membrane beta-barrel protein; protein product: MRVFTKLTLMLFVLSLVSQLSAQTSEKTTAKEDNIVAMVNHNDKEKAKVAEKTTEPVTAVEEEEEEPKFTISGSADTYFRTNLNGPNDISKSGIIAPATSFANLPGFSLGMINLVGAYETAKGGVVADLVFGPRGSDAVFGSPLYSNSGQMVNQLYAYWNVSPNATITMGNFNTFLGYEVISPTANFNYSTSYMFSWGPFSHTGLKLDISSESGFSFMAGILNPTDITEFNPSGDYFVGLQAGYGGFYLNGLFGDGYSQVDLTGGVDVSESFYLGINATLTDTGDDTGFSGAAIYAQLAASDDFKIGARVELFQDKATVFGDFAKANASDFTLTGNYTTGNLTIIPEIRFDTNSEDVFVDKDGAPSSGLASFLLAFVYGF